A genome region from Triticum aestivum cultivar Chinese Spring chromosome 2B, IWGSC CS RefSeq v2.1, whole genome shotgun sequence includes the following:
- the LOC123046868 gene encoding importin subunit beta-1: MDESIDMSDALAHASNPDDNIRSIGEGMLKRLHNLDLPNFLLRLSSELLREGSPEECRALAAITLKNSLDSKDPALKGAHEDLLSLNWLNLHPSIRSEIKTNLLMTLESDSRQSHSRCPSSKVIAKVIARVACMEIPRNQWLDLVGKLVDNMASSSSSLKQATLEVLEYIFEEKIPKVLKGNQLDDVMACVINALKNQVLSSEVHLAALKVLLNILELAKFKGHAWRNSIVAVCDVAVVTVCDVAGGRGESGAEIKEAAFECLVAMASTCHTKLEPYKEIMLSLTSQALEGDVESVKVQCIKLWMTICQEEINWEEEEEEGEEEEEEEEEEEEEEEEGASSFIDTLCSFVPLLLHTYLNEEGDLKQGDIWKQEDEGDGDISMTAEQEEGDGDISMTAEQEEEGDENVEQEGVNLEGIWEQEEDETLQGISMTCLGLAARIMKGGIVPLVMHFVVENMNGPHKVAALSPLGFILEGPSVKQLAPVVDLLLTMMEDGEEGVRGKAAWSLGRLFELVGANRIMRNKVVTLDGIMRVLIEGSKDVPQVSTEVHGALCFLARSYGEDAKSKSNLSQLSPFVPPVIDALICASDLARETPYRLLACPYKALSEIVRVSHVQDLQVCRALIGLMSHIMRRLNTVLHGHGAISSLKRKNQLEVLLCGLLNVLIHKLGSSKKFTLKWSAKCVLLLLCPLLTRDSTSARDGAALAIGALAHAIGGDFGQHMPMLLQYFSVKRLFPVYLEVMCDICQVLGKKGKKEEVVPSFDHIMDVLCQGMTELTLQPPILSSIGQIALALGEKFEKYLPLVMEKLLVVEKLAQLKSEDKDEDHSTKVREGIFEAYYGIIGGITDPRSGFKVGLALLDFSEQERKRRDRDGRTLTAGVHALSQLPPRVEVWSEGFIRLMQEASIYGRVQVTEGQQKASIYGRVQVTEGQQSGGLR; the protein is encoded by the exons ATGGATGAATCAATTGATATGAGTGATGCTCTGGCACATGCTTCCAACCCAGATGACAACATAAGGTCAATAGGAGAAGGCATGCTAAAGCGGCTCCATAATCTTGATCTTCCCAACTTCCTCCTACGACTATCATCTGAGCTCTTGAGGGAGGGGAGTCCAGAAGAGTGTAGGGCACTTGCTGCCATCACCCTTAAGAACTCATTGGACTCAAAGGATCCTGCACTCAAGGGCGCGCACGAGGATCTACTTTCTCTAAACTGGCTCAACCTCCATCCCTCAATCCGATCCGAGATTAAAACGAACTTGCTCATGACACTAGAATCTGATTCAAGGCAATCTCATTCAAGGTGCCCCTCATCAAAAGTTATTGCTAAAGTTATTGCCAGGGTTGCATGCATGGAGATACCCCGGAATCAATGGCTGGACCTTGTTGGTAAATTAGTGGACAACATGGCAAGTTCATCTTCTTCCCTAAAGCAAGCAACTCTAGAGGTGCTGGAGTATATCTTTGAGGAGAAGATCCCTAAAGTTCTTAAGGGGAATCAATTGGATGATGTTATGGCTTGTGTCATCAATGCATTGAAGAACCAGGTGCTAAGTTCTGAAGTCCATTTGGCAGCCCTTAAAGTTCTACTCAACATTCTTGAGTTAGCTAAGTTTAAAGGTCATGCTTGGAGAAATTCTATAGTGGCAGTTTGTGATGTGGCAGTAGTGACTGTTTGTGATGTGGCAGGAGGCCGGGGTGAATCTGGAGCGGAGATCAAAGAGGCGGCATTTGAGTGCCTTGTTGCAATGGCATCCACTTGTCATACCAAATTAGAACCATACAAGGAAATCATGTTGAGTCTTACATCCCAAGCTTTGGAAGGAGATGTGGAATCAGTTAAAGTCCAATGTATTAAGTTGTGGATGACTATTTGCCAAGAAGAGATTAattgggaagaggaggaggaagaaggagaagaagaagaagaagaagaagaagaagaagaagaagaagaagaagaaggggcatCTAGCTTTATTGATACTCTCTGTTCATTTGTTCCACTTCTCCTACACACTTACTTAAATGAAGAGGGAGATTTAAAACAGGGGGACATTTGGAAACAGGAAGATGAGGGAGATGGAGACATTTCCATGACTGCGGAACAAGAAGAGGGAGATGGAGACATTTCCATGACTGCGGAACAAGAAGAAGAGGGAGATGAAAATGTGGAACAAGAGGGAGTAAACCTTGAAGGCATTTGGGAACAAGAGGAAGATGAGACTCTACAAGGCATTTCCATGACATGCCTAGGCCTTGCAGCTCGAATTATGAAGGGTGGAATTGTCCCCCTTGTGATGCATTTTGTTGTGGAAAACATGAATGGCCCACATAAGGTAGCAGCATTGTCTCCATTAGGTTTTATCCTTGAAGGTCCCTCTGTCAAGCAACTTGCTCCTGTGGTTGATTTATTGCTTACCATGATGGAAGATGGGGAGGAAGGTGTAAGAGGCAAGGCTGCATGGAGTCTTGGGCGGCTGTTTGAGCTTGTTGGTGCAAATAGAATTATGAGAAATAAAGTGGTGACCCTGGATGGGATCATGAGGGTCTTGATAGAGGGGAGCAAAGATGTCCCTCAAGTGTCCACTGAAGTGCATGGAGCTCTATGTTTTCTTGCAAGAAGTTATGGAGAAGATGCGAAGTCAAAGTCAAACTTATCTCAGCTTTCACCTTTTGTTCCGCCTGTTATTGATGCTCTCATTTGTGCTTCAGATCTGGCTAGGGAGACCCCTTATAGGCTTCTTGCATGTCCTTATAAAGCATTGAGTGAGATTGTAAGAGTCAGTCACGTTCAAGACTTGCAAGTCTGTCGGGCACTTATAGGTTTGATGTCTCATATCATGAGAAGATTGAACACTGTGCTTCATGGTCATGGTGCAATTTCATCTCTTAAGAGGAAGAACCAACTTGAGGTCTTGCTGTGTGGTCTACTTAATGTCTTAATCCACAAGCTTGGAAGCAGCAAAAAGTTTACACTTAAGTGGTCTGCTAAATGTGTGTTGCTGTTATTGTGCCCTCTGTTGACCCGTGACAGTACTAGTGCGCGTGATGGAGCAGCCCTTGCCATTGGTGCTCTTGCTCATGCCATTGGTGGTGATTTTGGGCAACACATGCCTATGCTGCTACAATATTTTAGTGTGAAGCGACTCTTTCCAGTTTATCTAGAAGTGATGTGTGATATTTGCCAAGTCTTGGgaaaaaaggggaaaaaggaaGAAGTGGTGCCATCCTTTGATCATATTATGGATGTTCTGTGCCAAGGTATGACAGAACTGACGCTTCAACCTCCAATTCTATCAAGCATTGGACAGATTGCTCTTGCTCTTGGTGAGAAATTTGAGAAATACCTGCCTCTAGTTATGGAAAAGCTTCTAGTTGTGGAAAAGCTTGCTCAGCTCAAGTCAGAGGATAAGGATGAGGATCATAGTACCAAAGTTAGGGAGGGAATATTTGAGGCCTACTATGGCATAATAGGGGGTATAACTGACCCAAGGTCTGGATTCAAGGTAGGATTGGCTCTACTTGACTTCAGTGAACAGGAGAGGAAGAGAAG GGACAGGGACGGAAGGACCTTGACAGCAGGAGTTCATGCCTTGTCTCAGCTTCCTCCTAGAGTGGAGGTTTGGTCAGAGGGGTTTATTCGATTGATGCAGGAAGCAAGTATTTATGGTCGAGTGCAGGTGACAGAAGGACAGCAGAAAGCAAGTATTTATGGTCGAGTGCAGGTAACAGAAGGACAGCAGAGTGGGGGCTTGAGGTAG